Part of the Sulfurovum sp. TSL6 genome, ATATCCTCGAATTCTTCGGGGATACGGCAAGGTTTTCCTTCATCGATATAGACTAAAAGAACTTCCATACTAAAGACTTTCACCTCTTCTTTCCATACTTCTTGTAAAAGTACCACGGATGAGCGTTTCATCGTCAATATCTTTGTTGTCACATTAAGCATATCACCCAGTGCAGAAGTGGCTAAAAAACTGGCTTTGATGTCACGTACTACAAACCCGTTGTGATCACCTAATGTAGGTTTCACTCCTCTTTGAAAAAAGATCTCTGAGCGTGCACGTTCACAATATTTGATGTAATTGGTATGGTAGACAATGCCACCTGCATCTGTATCTTCGTAGTAGACCCTTATTTTCATACTAAACTCCCTTATTTACAGTATTTCCTAGCTCTTAAGTTTCATTTACTCAAAGGATACCTGAACCGACTTTAAGAATGAATTTATTTCAAAAGGACTACAATATAAGTGTAACATATAAAAAACTATAAGGAGTTCTAGATGAAAATGATTCAATTGGAAAGTAAGAAAATTGTGTCAATTATGGCCGTGTTTTTTGCGATTTTATTTGGTATTATGGCTAATGGCTGCGGCGGTGGCGGTGGCGGAGGTGTCGTTGACGATGGCGGAGTGCTACCTCCACCGGTACCTACTGTTGAGGCTCCTGGTGAGCCGGTAAATTTTCGTGTTTCCGGATCAGCTGTTGGTGGGAGCCTGTCAGCCACACTGGCGTGGGAGGCTCCGATAACAGGCGGTGAGGTGGCCTCCTACGAACTCTACAGATACAGTTCGGAAGTACCTACAGTGAACCACCTCATCTCCCTTTCAGCCACAACCTTTGAGTTCATCGACAATGCCGGGCTGGAGAGGGGTGTAACTACCTACTGGAAGCTTTCTGCTAAGAATGCGGGTGGGGAGACTTTTACGTATACAGTAGAGTATACCCCGCAGGGCGGTGGTGCAGGTGAAGTCGATAAATACGGTAACAACTTTGCTGCAGCGATGATTTTTGCCGATGGTATAGGTATCTTCAATGATGATATTAGCGGCGGGGTGTGGACGGAAAACAACATTAGCCTTGTAAACCCTTTGACCGGGCTGCGCCCGTCTCAAATTGAAATAGACGCGCCTCTGACAGAATTCCCATACTACGACCCTACCACGACATATCTGAAAGACGGTGTGACTTACTACAAGCAGAAGACCGTAAGTACATGGCAGGGTGAGTGGGTAGACGGGTCGACCTCGTCGGTTGAACACAATGTTACGGCAGCATGGGGCGACAACCTGATCAGCCAGACTCTGAACACCGAATCCATCGTCAGGATCGAGATGGTGCTTACCAAAGCCCTTGATACAAATATGACGGCTTATAATATGGTTTCCCTCTACGGTGAAAAAGATGTTGAGATATACGGGACAGATCGAACGACGAAATCAGTTGATACCGCCTTTGTCTTTACCTCCAAGGCTCGCCTTATGATCGAGGAATTGGATGAAAACAACAATACAACAACTGTTGTGGAAAACCAGCCGCTCTTCTCAGCCGTCCCAGATGGCCCGGGTAAATTCGCAGCTGAGATCAATGTGGCCGGTAACCTTGTGTACGGATACGTATGGGACCTTAAGCAAAATCCTGTCCCAGCGGGAAGATATCGTATCACGTTCATGCTAGATGCCCAGAGCAACGTCATTATAGGTGATGTCGCATTGCCAAGCGAAGGAGACCCAAGCTCATTCCCTGTGCTCGATACCTCTACTGAGGTCCACATCGATATTACCATCCACTAAGAGCGTCCCTTTCGGGGGAACAATTAGCGGGAGCGCAGAGGAGTCGCGCTTCTGCCTGCACAGTAGGTTGGAAAAAGAAACGTCACTCCTCCTCTTTTTCATCTACGACAATTAGCTCTCTAAAACTGTCAAATCATTTCGCTTAATTTCCTAATATATGAAAATCATTAATCAAACAAACCTTTATTTCCTTTAGTTTCCAGAAATTATAGAAAAAGAAGCGTATTCGTAGTAGATCCTTATTTTCCCTCTAAAACTCTATGTCTATTTCTTTTGATCTTTGAATATAGAGTAAGACATTTGCAAAACTATATTGATCTACCTCGTCTATACCATCATGTTTATATTCTAATAAATAGTCATATCCGTCTAATTCAATGTTTTTAATTTTTTTTAGGTGCACAACGTAGACTAGTAGATCAGCTAAATCACTCACCGGGATTATTTCTCTAAAATCTTTATCGAATGCATCTATATACTCTTCACATATGTCTTCATTTGACATAAAAAGTATCCAAAGTATGATATTGTCTATCTTTTGTGGAGCCTTGACTTTGTTTAAAAAGCTATGATATATCTCTTCGTTTTGAGATATTTCATCAAGCTGTTCATTCGCCTGTGCTATTAAAAAGTTGATTCTCTCTTCAGTGAGTTTATTATTTCTGTAGCCATCTAGTACTGACTCTGCGATTTGAAGTGTATGCATTATTTCTCTTTTTATTTGATATGTAATTATTGCAGGATATTCTGAAAATTCCTAAAAGAGAAGAAAAAAAAGTGGTTTAAACCCCTTTATTTTCTGCTATATTAAGATCTGACATCCTCTTTCTTTGTCTTATTTTCGTTACTGTTTCTCATGCCTATCATGCTCATAAACCTTCCGGAGCATCCTTGCTCTTTTCTGTAAGAGAAAAACCGGTCTACATGACATGCAGTACAGGTATGGCTCATCTCAATGTTTTCTTCTTGTATACCTGCAGCTAAGAGTTGTTGTTTGTTGATAAAAGGCAAGTCTAACATGTATTTTTTACCTACAGGAGTGAATCCTCCAGGAATGTGTGAAAAATGTACTGCAACATCTTCTCCTACTTCATAACAACAACGTCCTATAGAAGGTGCGACACCAGCGATGATATCTCTTGGATCACAGCCATATATTTCAGTCATCTTTTGCACGGTTTTGGACACGATCTGTGCTTTTGTCCCTTTCCATCCCGCATGCACAGCAGCAACAACTTCTTTTTGCTGGTCATAGAGAAGTATAGGAACACAGTCTGCAGTCAGAACATTGAGCACTATACCTTTTACATCTGTGATGAGTGCATCACAATCTTCTATGGCATCTGAAAGACTCTCCCATCCCTTGGTCTCTTTTTGGGTAATAACTTTGATGTTGTCACTATGGGTTTGATCTGCGACAATGTAGTGGAGTGTCTTCTCGCTATTGAGCAGGTCGGAAAGCTTTTTCCTGTTGGCTCTGATCTTTTTCGTATCTTCACCGGTATGTAAAGCAAGACTGAAAGCATAAGGAAGATCATTTGATTTGGTGGTCACAGCATGCAGCAGGGAAGGGGATTTCTTAAAGTGTGTAAAGGTGAAAAAATTCAGCATGATACTCCTTAAATCCTTTTTGATATAATACCCTAAAAAAGAGGATCTTGTATGGAATCTTGGTTTGACTTTGACAAACGTATCTTTAAACATTTTTCCTATCTTCTTATGTTACAGCTTATACCGCTTCTTGTGATCTCATCGTATCTGGTAAATGAGATCAACCCGTATTTGTTCACAAAACAGATGGTCTAC contains:
- a CDS encoding YbgC/FadM family acyl-CoA thioesterase, coding for MKIRVYYEDTDAGGIVYHTNYIKYCERARSEIFFQRGVKPTLGDHNGFVVRDIKASFLATSALGDMLNVTTKILTMKRSSVVLLQEVWKEEVKVFSMEVLLVYIDEGKPCRIPEEFEDIFKAF
- the pgeF gene encoding peptidoglycan editing factor PgeF, whose protein sequence is MLNFFTFTHFKKSPSLLHAVTTKSNDLPYAFSLALHTGEDTKKIRANRKKLSDLLNSEKTLHYIVADQTHSDNIKVITQKETKGWESLSDAIEDCDALITDVKGIVLNVLTADCVPILLYDQQKEVVAAVHAGWKGTKAQIVSKTVQKMTEIYGCDPRDIIAGVAPSIGRCCYEVGEDVAVHFSHIPGGFTPVGKKYMLDLPFINKQQLLAAGIQEENIEMSHTCTACHVDRFFSYRKEQGCSGRFMSMIGMRNSNENKTKKEDVRS